The window CCAATTTGGCGATTCTCTGCTTGTTGTTGCAGATGACGAAGTGGCTAAAGTACATATCCACTCGGAACGACCTGGTGAAGTGCTTACATATGGACAGCAATATGGAAGCTTCATTAAAATAAAAATCGAAAACATGCGTGAACAGCATAGTCAAATTGTAGGGGAAACCCACCAACAGCTGCATACGGATACAAAGAAGAAAGAGAAACAGCCGTATGGGATTGTAACGGTTGCCATGGGAGAAGGAATTGCTGAAATGTTCAAGAGCATAGGAGCTTCTGCAGTCATTCCGGGCGGACAAACGATGAATCCAAGTACGGAGGACATCGTCAAAGCGGCGCAGGAAGTTAACGCTGAAAAAGTCATCATTCTCCCAAATAATAAGAACATTATTTTAGCAACGGAACAGGCAAAAGAAATGATTGATGCAGAAGTAGTGGTGGTCCCTTCGAAATCGGTTCCCCAAGGAATAGCCGCTCTGCTTGCTTTTCGTCCAGACCAAAGTTTGGAGAAAAATCAGGCAGCTATGGCGGAAGCGATGGCTCATGTTAAGACGGGACAAATTACGTATGCCGTTCGAGATACGGCGATTGACGGCATTTCCATTGCTAAAAATGATTTTATGGGCATTTTAGATGGAAAGATTGTAACGACCAGCAAAGATAAAATGGAAGCTGCCATACATTTAATTGAGAATATGGTGGAAGAAGATAGTGAAATTATCACCATTTTTTATGGTGAAGATGTTTCCAAAGAAGAAACAGAAGAACTCGTTGCTTTCATTGAAGAGAAATATGAGGATTTGGAAATAGAAGTTCATAATGGAAAGCAACCGCTTTATTCTTTTATTATTTCGATTGAATAGGAAAAGGAACTAAATCGAATATTGGGAAGTCGACGAATAGAAGGGGATATTCCCCTTCTATTTCGTATGGAAATCATTTTAATTAAAAAAATGATTTCGTTGGGAAAGATGGAATATGGCGGCTGTGTGAAACGGGACTATTAACCCTTTTTGAATTCAATCACGAAACAGAAAGCTTTAGCCAAAGTAAAAAAGTGATAGAAAGGTGCTGCCTCTGTCAAAAGTATCTTTGCCATTCACGATAATGATAGTCACAGCAGAAGGGGGGGATGCGGTGGCTCTCCTGTAGGAGATGTCCGTAATAAGGGGGAGACATCGCAAAATAACCGTGAATAATCTGCTTTCTCGAGACGTTGGTGTTTTAAAAGGGATCGGTAAAGAAACAGCCAATTCGCTTGCGGAAATGAACATTTACTCCATTAAGGACTTATTGGAATATTTTCCTTACAGGTACGAAGATTACCGCTTGAGAGACTTGGCCGATGTCCCTCATGAAGAGAGGGTAACGGTCGAAGGGAAAGTTCACAGTGATCCTTCTGTCATGTATTACGGTCGGAAAAAATCACGTTTAACGTTTAAACTTCTTGTAGATCGCTATTTAGTGACAGCGGTCTTTTTCAATCAGCCCTTTTTAAAGAAAAAAATCAAACTGAACGATACGATCACAGTCACCGGAAAATGGGATCGCCACCGTCAAACGATCACTGTGCAACACTATCATCTCGGTCCCTACTCATATCGCAGCGAATTTGAACCGGTATATTCTTTAAAGGGAAACATCACGTCCAATATGTTGAAAAAATTTATTGCAACCGCCCTTAATGAATATGGAGATTATATTCGAGAAAATCTACCGACCGCATTTCTTGAAAATTATAAATTACCGGGTCGCCGGGAAGCCATTCGGGCGATACATTTCCCGAAAAACGCGCAGGAATTAAAACAGGCGCGCCGTCGTTTTGTGTACGAGGAATTTCTATACTTCCAATTAAAAATACAGGCGTTGCGAAAATTTGAGAGAGAGCATTCAAAAGGTCAAGAGCAACATTATGATGTGAAAAAACTTAGAGAATTTATTCAACATTTGCCATTTCCTCTGACTAATGCTCAGAAACGTGTGATCAATGAAATTTGCGCCGATTTAAAATCGCCTTACCGTATGAACCGATTGCTTCAAGGAGATGTTGGTTCGGGAAAAACTGTCGTGGCTGCCGTTTGTTTATATGCAACGATTACAGCAGGCAATCAAGGAGCCTTGATGGTGCCGACGGAAATATTGGCGGAACAGCATACGGCGTCTTTACGTGAACTTTTTGAACCTTTTGACGTCACCGTTGAGCTGCTTTCAAGTTCTGTAAAAGGAAAGAAAAGAAAACAGGTATTGGAACAGCTGGAAAACGGAGACATTGATATTTTGGTAGGTACTCACGCTCTCATACAAGAGGATGTAAATTTCAAACAATTAGGCACGGTCATTACGGATGAACAGCATCGATTCGGAGTTGAACAAAGAAGAGTGTTGCGGGAAAAAGGAGAAAATCCCGATGTGTTGTTTATGACGGCGACGCCGATACCGAGAACGCTGGCGATCACCGCTTTTGGAGAGATGGATGTGTCCATCATTGATGAAATGCCAAAAGGACGAAAAGCGATTGAAACGTATTGGGCAAAGCATGATATGTTTGAACGTGTTCTAGCCTTTATGGAAAAGGAGCTGCGTCGAAATAAGCAGGCATATGTGATCTGCCCGCTGATTGAGGAATCTGAAAAGCTGGACGTGCAAAATGCCATCGATATTCATGCCCAATTAACCCATTATTTTCACAACCGCTACAACATCGGGCTGATGCACGGACGACTAAGTGCTGAGGAGAAAGACCAAGTGATGAATGCATTTAGTCGCAATGAAATTCATGTTCTTGTTTCCACAACTGTTGTCGAGGTCGGAGTGAATGTTCCAAATGCTACCATTATGGTGATTTATGATGCTGATCGTTTCGGACTTGCTCAGCTGCATCAATTAAGGGGACGTGTTGGACGAGGGAATGAGCAATCGTATTGTATTCTAATCGCTGATCCTAAAACAGAAGTAGGTAAAGAACGTATGAAAATTATGACGGAAACGAACAACGGGTTCGTTTTAAGCGAAAAAGACTTGGAATTGCGCGGACCGGGAGATTTATTTGGGAAAAAACAAAGCGGGTTGCCAGATTTTAAAGTGGCTGATGTCGTTCATGATTATCGTGCGCTGGAAACAGCCCGGAAAGATGCGGCCGAGCTTATCCAGTCAGATGCTTTTTGGACCACCGAAGAATACGAACCGCTGCGCACGTATTTACAAGAGTCGGGAGTCCTGTCTGGCGAAAAGCTGGATTAACCAAAAAAGAGAGGTCGTTTCCTTCCGCATCCTTTACTCTCACTCGTCGGGAGGAAAGATTTGAATGATTGTCTCGGTTGAGGAAGAAAAACGTTTACAAATTACGAACGGAATGCCAATATGATCTTGCATTCTATATTTTTTGATTATATACTACTGTTAGTACCTAGTACTAATATCGGATGGTGTATAATATGAGATTATCCAAAAAAGAACGGCAAAAAAGGCTCCAGGAGACAATTGAAGACAATCCTTTTATCACCGACGAAGAATTAGCAGAACGATTTCGTGTGAGTGTGCAAACCATTCGATTAGATCGTATGGAACTTTCCATCCCGGAGTTGCGGGAACGGATTAAACACGTGGCAGAAGAGCGATTTCGGAACGAAGTCCGTTCTCTCCCGATTGAAGAAGTGATCGGTGATATTGTTGATATAGAACTTGATAAGAGCGCCATCTCCATTTTTGATGTGAAAGAAGAACATGTTTTTAGCAGAAATAAAATTGCCAGAGGCCATCATCTTTTTGCCCAAGCCAATTCGCTTGCAGTCGCTGTGATCAATGATGAGCTTGCTCTTACGGAAAAAGCCAACATTCACTTTACCCGTTCTGTCAAAGAAGGAGAGAGGGTAGTAGCAAAGGCGAAAGTATCAAATCCTCAAACGGAAACGGGAAGAGCGATTGTGAAAGTAAGAAGTTATGTTGGACAAGAGCTGGTATTTTATGGAGAATTTACTATGTTTCGTTCGAAATCAACAACAAAGGATGAAGAACTATGAAAATAGCAGTAGACGCCATGGGCGGTGACAACGCCCCGAAAGAAATAGTGCTGGGAACAAACAGGGCTTTAGAAGAGTTTCCGGATTTAGAAATTGTTTTGTTTGGAAAAGAACAAGAGATTAAACAGTATTTAAAAGCAAGCGATCGAGTGAAAATTGTACATACGGATGAAGTCATTCTGGGGACGGATGAACCCGTAAAAGCAGTTAGAAGGAAAAAAAATTCATCCATGGTTTTAATGGCTGAAGCGGTAAAATCAGGAGAAGCAGATGCGTGCGTGTCTGCCGGAAACACAGGGGCTTTAATGGCCACGGGACTGTTCGTGGTTGGAAGAATTCCGGGAATTTCCCGTCCGGCTCTCGCCATCACGTTGCCGACAGTTGACGGAAAAGGCTTTTTAATGCTTGACTTGGGAGCCAATGCTGAAGCAAAACCGGAGAACTTGCTTCAATATGCTTTGATGGGGACGATATACTCTGAAAAAGTTCGGGGAATATCCCGTCCGCGGGTAGGACTTTTGAATATTGGAACCGAAGAGAAAAAAGGAAATGAACTGACGAAATCGACATTTGATCTATTGTCCCATACAAATCTCAACTTTACGGGCAATGTGGAAGCAAGAGATTTGCTTCAGGGGGCAGCGGATGTCGTTGTGACAGACGGATTTACCGGAAATATGGTGTTAAAAACAATCGAAGGAACGGCTCTTTCTGTTTTTTCTATGACAAAAGAAGTCATGCTGTCGTCATGGAAAACAAAATTGGGAGCTAGCTTGATGAAATCGGAATTATCAGGGCTGAAAAAGAAAATGGATTATTCGGAATATGGAGGCGCCGGGCTCCTTGGGTTGAAAGCACCAGTCATTAAGGCTCATGGATCTTCCAACGCCACAGCTTTTTATAACGCCCTTCGCCAGGCGCAGGAAATGGTCAAATACAACATAACCGGAATTGTGAAGGAAGAAGCGGAAAAACTGCAAAATCAAGAAGCGTAAGGAGAGACAAGAATGGGAAAAATAGCCTTTGTATTTCCTGGACAAGGATCACAAACAGTTGGCATGGGGAAGGAATTGGCACAACAAGATCAGGAAGCTGCCGCCCTTTTCGCTAAAGCAGATGAAAAACTTGGTTACTCGTTAAGCGATATTATGTTCAATGGTCCTCAAGAGACGCTCACACTGACGTACAATGCTCAGCCGGCTTTATTGACTGTAAGTTCGGCGCTAGTGAACAGGCTCAATAAAGAGGGAATTCATGCCGATTATGCCGCTGGACACAGTCTGGGAGAATATTCTGCGTTGACTTATGCCGGAGCTCTCCGTTTCGAAGATGCCGTTTATACTGTGCACATGCGTGGACGTTATATGGAAGAAGCAGTTCCGGCAGGTGTAGGGACAATGGCTGCCGTGTTGGGCATGGAGCGTGAAGAACTGCTGAAAGTGACGGAAGAAGTATCGCAAGGCGGGGATAGTGTCCAATTAGCCAATTTGAACTGTCCTGGGCAAATTGTCATATCGGGGACAAAAAAAGGCGTCGAAACAGCTGGAGAACTGGCCAAGGAACGTGGAGCTAAAAGAGTCATTCCACTGCAAGTGAGCGGGCCGTTCCATTCTAGTTTAATGAAGCCTGCTACAGAAAAACTGGAAAAAGTGTTGGATCAAATAGAGATTCATGACTGCAAAGTCCCGGTAGTCGCCAATGTGGACGCCCGTCCGGTTCAACTTGCCAGCGATATTCGTGCTAAGCTGTTGGAACAGCTTTATTCTCCTGTATTGTGGGAAGATACCATTCAAACACTTTTGGAGCTGGGGGTTGATACTTTTATTGAAATTGGGCCGGGAAAAGTACTGTCTGGTTTGATTAAAAAAGTGAACCGCCGAGTTCGTACATTCGCCGTTTCGGACGAAGAATCGATTCGGTCCACCGTTCAAGAACTGAAGGAGGGAACAGTGTGAGATTAGAAGGAAAAGTGGCCCTTGTGACAGGGGCTTCAAGAGGAATCGGCCGGGAAATAGCACTTGAGTTTGCAAGAGAAGGAGCCGATGTAGCTGTTAATTACGCTGGCAGTGAAGAAAAAGCCCGTGAAGTAGCCGAAGAAATTAAAGCAATGGGAAGAAAAGCACTCCTTGTTCAATGTGATGTTTCGGATAGTCAAGCTGTTCAAGATATGATAAAATCAGTTGTCGATTACTTTGGTGGTTTAGATATCCTTGTCAATAACGCTGGTATTACGAGAGATAATTTGATTTTGAGAATGAAAGAAGAGGAATGGGATGCTGTCATCAACACGAACTTAAAAGGTGTCTTTTTATGTACAAAGGCAGCAGCACGGGCCATGATGAAGAAAAGAAGTGGTCGCATTATCAATATTTCCTCTATTGTCGGGATTACTGGAAATCCAGGTCAAGCGAATTATGTGGCAGCCAAGTCAGGGGTAATCGGTTTAACCAAAACCACCGCGAAGGAGTTTGCTTCGAGGGGAATTACGGTCAATGCGATCGCGCCTGGATTTATATCTACTGATATGACAGAAGACCTGCCAGAAGAAGTAAAAGAAGCCATGATCAAACAAGTTCCTCTTGCTCGAATAGGGGAGCCGAAAGAGATTGCAAGAGTGGCCTTATTTTTGGCGTCGCCTGATTCCAGTTATATGACTGGGCAAATATTGCGGGTTGACGGTGGAATGGGCATGTGATATAAGAGTTAAGTCGAAGTATTTGAGGGGAGGTGAGTAGAATGGACGACGTTTTAGAGCGTGTAACTAAAATTGTTGTGGACCGCCTAGGAGTGGAAGCATCTCAAGTGACGCTTGATGCTTCTTTTAAAGAAGACCTTGGTGCTGATTCTCTTGACGTAGTAGAACTTGTCATGGAATTGGAAGATGAATTTGAAATGGAAATTTCTGACGAAGAAGCTGAAAAAATCGTAACAGTCGGTGATGCTGTTAATTACATAAAAAGTAAACAATAATCGTCAGAAGTTTAAAGCGGTCGCTCGTCCTTCCAAAGGAGGCGGCTGCTTTTTTTTGTAAGAATCTTTGTTTCAAACACATTTATTCCCATATACGATTTTTTCTAATCCTCCTGTATACATATCGCA of the Bacillus smithii genome contains:
- a CDS encoding DAK2 domain-containing protein codes for the protein MSITSLDGKRFAEMIIAGANNLAANAQMVNALNVFPVPDGDTGTNMNLSMTSGAKEVQEHLTDHVGKTAASLARGLLMGARGNSGVILSQLFRGFAKAIEQKEWINSQEFANAFEAGVDTAYKAVMKPVEGTILTVAKDAAKKAVLTAKHERDIVKVTEALLEEAKSSLKRTPELLPVLKEVGVVDSGGQGLVLVYEGFLAALKGEQLPGTPAIEPTLDELVKAEHHKAQSFMKTEDIVYGYCTEFMVRLEKEKLKDHPFSEEKFREDLSQFGDSLLVVADDEVAKVHIHSERPGEVLTYGQQYGSFIKIKIENMREQHSQIVGETHQQLHTDTKKKEKQPYGIVTVAMGEGIAEMFKSIGASAVIPGGQTMNPSTEDIVKAAQEVNAEKVIILPNNKNIILATEQAKEMIDAEVVVVPSKSVPQGIAALLAFRPDQSLEKNQAAMAEAMAHVKTGQITYAVRDTAIDGISIAKNDFMGILDGKIVTTSKDKMEAAIHLIENMVEEDSEIITIFYGEDVSKEETEELVAFIEEKYEDLEIEVHNGKQPLYSFIISIE
- the recG gene encoding ATP-dependent DNA helicase RecG, coding for MNNLLSRDVGVLKGIGKETANSLAEMNIYSIKDLLEYFPYRYEDYRLRDLADVPHEERVTVEGKVHSDPSVMYYGRKKSRLTFKLLVDRYLVTAVFFNQPFLKKKIKLNDTITVTGKWDRHRQTITVQHYHLGPYSYRSEFEPVYSLKGNITSNMLKKFIATALNEYGDYIRENLPTAFLENYKLPGRREAIRAIHFPKNAQELKQARRRFVYEEFLYFQLKIQALRKFEREHSKGQEQHYDVKKLREFIQHLPFPLTNAQKRVINEICADLKSPYRMNRLLQGDVGSGKTVVAAVCLYATITAGNQGALMVPTEILAEQHTASLRELFEPFDVTVELLSSSVKGKKRKQVLEQLENGDIDILVGTHALIQEDVNFKQLGTVITDEQHRFGVEQRRVLREKGENPDVLFMTATPIPRTLAITAFGEMDVSIIDEMPKGRKAIETYWAKHDMFERVLAFMEKELRRNKQAYVICPLIEESEKLDVQNAIDIHAQLTHYFHNRYNIGLMHGRLSAEEKDQVMNAFSRNEIHVLVSTTVVEVGVNVPNATIMVIYDADRFGLAQLHQLRGRVGRGNEQSYCILIADPKTEVGKERMKIMTETNNGFVLSEKDLELRGPGDLFGKKQSGLPDFKVADVVHDYRALETARKDAAELIQSDAFWTTEEYEPLRTYLQESGVLSGEKLD
- the fapR gene encoding transcription factor FapR, whose protein sequence is MRLSKKERQKRLQETIEDNPFITDEELAERFRVSVQTIRLDRMELSIPELRERIKHVAEERFRNEVRSLPIEEVIGDIVDIELDKSAISIFDVKEEHVFSRNKIARGHHLFAQANSLAVAVINDELALTEKANIHFTRSVKEGERVVAKAKVSNPQTETGRAIVKVRSYVGQELVFYGEFTMFRSKSTTKDEEL
- the plsX gene encoding phosphate acyltransferase PlsX, with translation MKIAVDAMGGDNAPKEIVLGTNRALEEFPDLEIVLFGKEQEIKQYLKASDRVKIVHTDEVILGTDEPVKAVRRKKNSSMVLMAEAVKSGEADACVSAGNTGALMATGLFVVGRIPGISRPALAITLPTVDGKGFLMLDLGANAEAKPENLLQYALMGTIYSEKVRGISRPRVGLLNIGTEEKKGNELTKSTFDLLSHTNLNFTGNVEARDLLQGAADVVVTDGFTGNMVLKTIEGTALSVFSMTKEVMLSSWKTKLGASLMKSELSGLKKKMDYSEYGGAGLLGLKAPVIKAHGSSNATAFYNALRQAQEMVKYNITGIVKEEAEKLQNQEA
- the fabD gene encoding ACP S-malonyltransferase, yielding MGKIAFVFPGQGSQTVGMGKELAQQDQEAAALFAKADEKLGYSLSDIMFNGPQETLTLTYNAQPALLTVSSALVNRLNKEGIHADYAAGHSLGEYSALTYAGALRFEDAVYTVHMRGRYMEEAVPAGVGTMAAVLGMEREELLKVTEEVSQGGDSVQLANLNCPGQIVISGTKKGVETAGELAKERGAKRVIPLQVSGPFHSSLMKPATEKLEKVLDQIEIHDCKVPVVANVDARPVQLASDIRAKLLEQLYSPVLWEDTIQTLLELGVDTFIEIGPGKVLSGLIKKVNRRVRTFAVSDEESIRSTVQELKEGTV
- the fabG gene encoding 3-oxoacyl-[acyl-carrier-protein] reductase encodes the protein MRLEGKVALVTGASRGIGREIALEFAREGADVAVNYAGSEEKAREVAEEIKAMGRKALLVQCDVSDSQAVQDMIKSVVDYFGGLDILVNNAGITRDNLILRMKEEEWDAVINTNLKGVFLCTKAAARAMMKKRSGRIINISSIVGITGNPGQANYVAAKSGVIGLTKTTAKEFASRGITVNAIAPGFISTDMTEDLPEEVKEAMIKQVPLARIGEPKEIARVALFLASPDSSYMTGQILRVDGGMGM
- the acpP gene encoding acyl carrier protein, whose product is MDDVLERVTKIVVDRLGVEASQVTLDASFKEDLGADSLDVVELVMELEDEFEMEISDEEAEKIVTVGDAVNYIKSKQ